In a single window of the Phocoena sinus isolate mPhoSin1 chromosome 7, mPhoSin1.pri, whole genome shotgun sequence genome:
- the LOC116756380 gene encoding LOW QUALITY PROTEIN: exosome complex component RRP43-like (The sequence of the model RefSeq protein was modified relative to this genomic sequence to represent the inferred CDS: inserted 1 base in 1 codon; deleted 1 base in 1 codon) — protein sequence MADVSFHLNPGTIKKKSENMTTASGFKTVEPLEYYRRFLKVNCRPDGRELGELRTTTVSVGSVGTADGSSVVKLGNTTVICGIKVEFGAPPTDAPDKGYVVPNLDLSPLCSWRVRSGPPGEEAQVASQFITGIIENSQIIQKEDLCISPGKLAWVLYCDLICLNHDGNILDACTFALLAALKNVQWPEVTISEETAVAEVHLKKRSYLSIRTHXVAISFAVSDDTLLIVDPTEKEEHLATATLTVGMHEEGKLCCLHKPGGSGLTGTKLQDCMSQAVIRHKEVKKLMDEVSEGMKPK from the exons ATGGCG GACGTGAGCTTTCACCTAAATCCAggaactattaaaaagaaaagtgaaaatatgaCA ACGGCATCTGGGTTCAAAACTGTGGAACCTCTGGAGTATTACAGGAGATTTTTGAAAGTGAACTGTCGTCCTGATGGAAGAGAACTTGGTGAATTGAGAACCACAACTGTCAGCGTAGGTTCAGTTGGTACTGCAGATGGTTCTTCTGTAGTGAAGCTGGGAAATACTACAGTAATTTGTGGAATTAAAGTGGAATTTGGAGCACCACCAACAGATGCCCCTGATAAAGGATACGTTGTTCCTAATTTGGATCTATCACCTCTGTGTTCCTGGAGAGTTCGGTCTGGACCTCCTGGAGAAGAGGCCCAAGTGGCCAGCCAGTTCATTACAGGTATCATTGAAAATTCACAGATAATTCAGAAAGAGGACTTATGTATCTCTCCAGGAAAGCTTGCTTGGGTTCTATACTGTGATCTCATTTGCCTCAACCATGATGGAAACATTTTGGATGCTTGTACCTTTGCTTTGTTagcagctttaaaaaatgtacagtgGCCTGAAGTTACTATAAGTGAAGAAACTGCTGTAGCAGAAGTTCATTTAAAGAAGAGAAGTTATTTGAGTATTAGAACTC CGGTTgcaatttcctttgctgtgtctGATGACACTCTGCTTATAGTTGACCCTACTGAAAAGGAGGAACATCTGGCAACTGCAACCTTAACAGTAGGAATGCACGAGGAAGGTAAGTTATGTTGTCTTCACAAACCAGGTGGAAGTGGACTGACTGGAACTAAACTTCAAGACTGTATGAGCCAAGCAGTTATAAGacacaaagaagta aaaaaactGATGGATGAAGTATCTGAGGGTATgaaacccaaataa